One stretch of Pseudomonas sp. NC02 DNA includes these proteins:
- the queC gene encoding 7-cyano-7-deazaguanine synthase QueC yields MTDQKRAVILLSGGLDSATVVAMARAEGYSCYTMSFDYGQRHRAELNAAARVARDLGAVEHKVIGLNLDGMGGSALTDSSIDVPQGPSEGIPVTYVPARNTVFLSLALGWAEVLNARDIFIGVNALDYAGYPDCRPEYIESFERMANLATKAGVEGQGFRILAPLQNRSKADIVKAGVGLGVDYSLTVSCYQADTDGRACGKCDSCRLRAEGFQAAGITDPTRYF; encoded by the coding sequence ATGACTGATCAAAAACGTGCGGTGATCCTGCTGTCCGGCGGCCTCGACTCCGCGACCGTGGTCGCCATGGCCCGTGCAGAAGGCTACAGCTGCTACACCATGAGCTTCGACTACGGCCAGCGTCACCGTGCCGAACTGAACGCTGCCGCCCGTGTCGCCCGAGACCTGGGCGCGGTTGAGCACAAGGTGATCGGCCTGAATCTCGACGGCATGGGTGGCTCGGCGCTGACCGACAGCTCCATAGACGTGCCGCAAGGCCCCAGCGAAGGCATTCCGGTGACCTACGTGCCGGCACGCAACACGGTCTTCCTGTCCCTGGCCCTCGGCTGGGCCGAGGTGCTCAATGCCCGCGACATCTTCATCGGCGTCAACGCCCTGGACTACGCCGGATACCCGGACTGCCGCCCCGAGTACATCGAGTCGTTCGAGCGCATGGCCAACCTGGCGACCAAGGCCGGTGTAGAAGGGCAGGGCTTTCGCATCCTGGCGCCACTGCAGAACCGTAGCAAGGCCGATATCGTGAAGGCAGGCGTAGGACTTGGCGTCGATTACTCGCTGACTGTTTCCTGCTATCAGGCAGACACTGATGGTCGCGCTTGTGGGAAATGCGACAGCTGCAGACTGCGTGCAGAGGGCTTCCAAGCGGCCGGAATTACTGACCCAACGCGTTATTTCTGA
- the queE gene encoding 7-carboxy-7-deazaguanine synthase QueE, producing the protein MQDTLRITEVFYSLQGETRTAGLPTVFVRLTGCPLRCQYCDSAYAFSGGTVRTLEDILEQVAGYQPRYVCVTGGEPLAQPNAIPLLKQLCDAGYEVSLETSGALDISAVDPRVSRVVDLKTPGSKEVHRNRYENIELLTANDQVKFVICSREDYDWATSKLIQYGLDRRAGEVLFSPSHHDLNARDLADWVVADNLPVRLQLQLHKYLWNDEPGR; encoded by the coding sequence ATGCAAGACACATTACGTATCACCGAAGTTTTTTACTCGTTGCAGGGTGAAACGCGCACTGCCGGGCTGCCCACTGTATTTGTGCGCCTCACCGGTTGCCCGCTGCGTTGCCAGTACTGCGACAGCGCCTACGCCTTCAGCGGCGGCACCGTGCGCACCCTTGAAGACATCCTTGAGCAGGTGGCCGGTTACCAGCCGCGTTATGTCTGCGTCACGGGTGGCGAGCCACTGGCACAGCCCAATGCCATTCCCTTGCTCAAGCAGTTGTGCGATGCCGGTTACGAGGTGTCCCTGGAAACCAGCGGCGCCCTCGATATCTCTGCAGTCGACCCTCGGGTCAGCCGAGTCGTCGACCTCAAGACCCCAGGCTCCAAGGAAGTGCACCGCAACCGCTACGAGAACATTGAGCTGCTGACGGCCAACGATCAGGTCAAGTTCGTCATCTGTTCCCGTGAAGACTACGACTGGGCGACCTCCAAGCTGATCCAGTATGGCCTGGACCGCCGGGCCGGCGAAGTGCTGTTTTCCCCCAGCCATCATGACCTGAATGCTCGCGACCTGGCCGACTGGGTCGTTGCAGACAACCTTCCGGTGCGTCTGCAACTGCAGCTGCACAAGTACCTGTGGAACGATGAGCCGGGGCGCTGA
- the ybgF gene encoding tol-pal system protein YbgF, which yields MRTCRRALTVLALSLAPLAVWAAVPVEDSNSGYNNSGSSYPPAGYGTNGAYAGGAATAAPSAQGELFNQLQRMQDQLSQQQGTIEVLQNQVNQLKQEGLERYQDLDRRIGAGVTPAATPDNSSAGGAASAAGGAAAGAAAASQAPAASSEPGDPAKEKLYYDAAFDLIKAKDFDKASQAFTAFLRKYPNSQYAGNAQYWLGEVNLAKGDLQGAGQAFAKVSQLYPKHAKVPDSLYKLADVERRLGHTDKVKGILQQVVAQYPGTSAAQLAQRDLQRM from the coding sequence ATGCGAACGTGCCGTCGTGCTCTAACTGTATTGGCTCTCAGCCTGGCACCGCTTGCGGTGTGGGCTGCGGTTCCTGTGGAAGATAGCAACTCTGGCTATAACAATAGCGGGAGCAGTTATCCGCCAGCGGGTTATGGCACGAACGGCGCCTATGCCGGGGGCGCGGCAACTGCCGCGCCTTCGGCACAGGGCGAACTGTTCAACCAGCTGCAACGCATGCAGGATCAATTGTCGCAGCAACAAGGCACGATTGAGGTTCTGCAGAATCAAGTGAACCAGCTGAAGCAAGAAGGCCTGGAGCGTTACCAGGATCTTGATCGACGCATTGGAGCCGGCGTTACACCAGCCGCTACTCCTGATAATTCTTCTGCCGGTGGCGCCGCAAGCGCCGCCGGTGGTGCAGCGGCAGGGGCCGCGGCTGCCAGCCAAGCCCCTGCCGCCAGCAGCGAACCGGGTGATCCGGCGAAGGAAAAGCTGTATTACGATGCAGCCTTCGACCTGATCAAAGCCAAGGATTTCGATAAGGCCAGCCAGGCTTTTACCGCATTCCTGCGCAAATACCCGAACAGCCAGTACGCGGGCAACGCCCAGTACTGGTTGGGTGAGGTGAACCTGGCCAAGGGTGATCTGCAGGGCGCAGGCCAGGCATTTGCCAAGGTCAGCCAGCTGTACCCCAAGCACGCCAAGGTGCCGGATTCGCTGTACAAACTGGCTGACGTAGAACGCCGCCTGGGTCATACCGACAAGGTCAAAGGCATTCTGCAGCAGGTGGTGGCCCAGTATCCGGGTACCTCTGCGGCCCAGTTGGCTCAGCGGGATCTGCAACGCATGTAA
- the pstA gene encoding phosphate ABC transporter permease PstA — protein sequence MSSNERLYRKRALKNRVAMLLSCGATVFGLLWLAWILLTTIINGFQALNLRLFTEMTPPPGTDGGLANAFYGSALMSGIALLIGTPIGLMAGIWLAEFARHSRLGTTVRFINDILLSAPSIVLGLFIYTGVILPLNLLTNHQVGFSAIAGALALALLVIPVVVRTTDEMLQLQPSTMREAALALGVPQWKLTLQIVLRAAKAGVVTGILLALARITGETAPLLFTAFGNQFWSSNLLKPIASVPVVIFQYAMSPFDDWHSLAWAGALVLTMFVLVLSLLSRLILLRNRSH from the coding sequence ATGAGCAGCAACGAACGCCTGTACCGCAAGCGTGCCTTGAAGAACCGGGTGGCCATGCTGCTCAGTTGTGGCGCGACAGTCTTTGGCCTGCTGTGGCTGGCGTGGATTCTGCTGACCACCATCATCAACGGCTTTCAGGCGCTCAACCTGCGCCTGTTTACCGAGATGACGCCGCCACCCGGAACAGACGGCGGCCTGGCCAACGCGTTTTATGGCAGCGCCCTGATGTCCGGGATTGCGCTGCTGATTGGCACGCCCATCGGGCTGATGGCCGGTATCTGGCTGGCGGAATTCGCACGACACTCGCGCCTGGGTACCACGGTGCGTTTCATCAACGACATCCTGCTGTCCGCGCCGTCGATCGTGCTGGGCCTGTTCATCTACACCGGGGTGATCCTGCCGCTGAACCTGCTGACCAATCACCAGGTAGGTTTCTCCGCCATTGCCGGTGCCCTGGCGCTGGCCTTGCTGGTGATTCCGGTGGTGGTGCGCACGACCGACGAGATGCTCCAACTGCAACCTTCCACCATGCGCGAGGCGGCCCTGGCCCTGGGCGTACCCCAGTGGAAACTGACGTTGCAGATCGTGTTGAGAGCGGCCAAGGCCGGCGTGGTGACCGGCATCCTGCTGGCGCTGGCGCGGATTACCGGGGAAACCGCGCCGCTGCTGTTCACCGCCTTCGGCAACCAGTTCTGGAGCAGCAACCTGCTCAAGCCGATTGCCAGCGTGCCGGTGGTTATTTTCCAGTACGCCATGAGCCCCTTCGATGACTGGCACTCCCTCGCATGGGCAGGCGCCTTGGTACTGACGATGTTCGTGCTGGTGCTGAGCTTGCTGTCTCGCCTGATTCTTTTGCGCAATAGGTCCCACTGA
- the pstB gene encoding phosphate ABC transporter ATP-binding protein PstB, whose amino-acid sequence MQSTRLDPEKTKIRVRGLEFFYNNQRSLKSIDIDIPEKRITAIIGPSGCGKSTLLRVFNRIYSMYPKQEARGEVLLNGENILAPGYSMNRLRSHVGMVFQKPVPFPMSIYDNIAYAVRHHEKLSRREMDDRVEQALRGGALWDEVKDKLKQSAQSLSGGQQQRLCIARTIALRPQVLLLDEPTSALDPISTGRIEQLITELKEQYTVIIVTHNMQQAARVSDSTAFMFMGELIEHGNTDEIFTKPKMKQTEDYITGRFG is encoded by the coding sequence ATGCAATCGACCCGCCTTGATCCTGAAAAAACCAAAATCCGTGTCCGTGGGTTGGAGTTTTTCTACAACAACCAACGTTCGCTGAAATCCATCGACATCGACATTCCGGAAAAACGCATCACCGCGATCATCGGCCCATCGGGCTGCGGCAAGTCGACCTTGCTACGGGTGTTCAACCGTATCTACTCGATGTACCCGAAGCAGGAAGCCCGCGGTGAAGTGCTGCTCAATGGCGAAAACATCCTCGCCCCCGGCTATTCGATGAACCGCCTGCGCAGCCACGTCGGAATGGTCTTCCAGAAGCCGGTACCGTTCCCGATGTCGATCTACGACAACATCGCCTATGCCGTGCGTCACCACGAAAAGCTGTCGCGCCGGGAAATGGATGATCGAGTCGAGCAAGCCTTGCGCGGCGGCGCGCTGTGGGATGAGGTGAAGGACAAACTCAAACAAAGCGCCCAGAGTCTTTCCGGCGGACAACAGCAACGGCTGTGCATCGCCCGCACCATTGCGCTGCGCCCGCAAGTATTGTTGCTGGATGAACCGACCTCGGCGCTCGACCCGATTTCCACCGGGCGCATCGAGCAGTTGATCACCGAGCTGAAAGAGCAATACACGGTGATCATCGTGACCCACAACATGCAGCAGGCCGCCCGGGTGTCGGACAGCACGGCGTTCATGTTCATGGGCGAACTGATTGAGCATGGCAATACGGATGAGATCTTCACCAAGCCGAAGATGAAACAGACCGAGGACTACATCACCGGGCGGTTTGGCTAG
- the pal gene encoding peptidoglycan-associated lipoprotein Pal gives MEMLKFGKFAALALALSVAVGCSSKGGDNAGEGAAVDPNAGYGANTGAVDGSLSEEAALRAITTFYFEYDSSDLKPEAMRALDVHAKDLKANGARVVLEGNTDERGTREYNMALGERRAKAVQRYLVLQGVAPGQLELVSYGKERPVATGHDEQSWAQNRRVELRK, from the coding sequence ATGGAAATGCTGAAGTTTGGTAAGTTTGCTGCTCTGGCTCTGGCTCTGTCCGTAGCCGTTGGTTGCTCGTCTAAAGGCGGCGACAATGCCGGTGAAGGCGCAGCTGTTGATCCAAACGCTGGTTACGGCGCTAACACTGGTGCAGTTGACGGCTCCCTGAGCGAAGAAGCTGCTCTGCGCGCTATCACCACTTTCTACTTCGAATACGACAGTTCGGACCTGAAACCAGAAGCCATGCGCGCTCTGGACGTTCACGCGAAGGACCTGAAAGCTAACGGCGCTCGCGTTGTTCTGGAAGGTAACACCGACGAACGTGGTACTCGTGAGTACAACATGGCACTGGGCGAGCGTCGTGCGAAAGCCGTTCAGCGCTACCTGGTTCTGCAAGGTGTTGCTCCAGGCCAACTGGAACTGGTTTCCTACGGTAAAGAGCGTCCAGTTGCTACTGGCCACGACGAGCAGTCCTGGGCTCAAAACCGTCGCGTCGAACTGCGTAAGTAA
- the tolA gene encoding cell envelope integrity protein TolA, with protein sequence MHQQREPSASESYFWPSVWAIALHVLVFGMLFVSFAMTPDLPPAKPIVQATLYQLKSKSQATTQTNQKIAGEAQKSAARQTEVEQMEQKKVEQEAVKAAAEQKKEEAAQKAEESKKADEAKKAAEAQKADEAKKADKAAEAKKAEEKQLADIAKKKSEEEAKKAAEEEAKKKAAEDAKKKIVEDAKKKAADDAKKKAEADEAKKKIADDAKKKAAADASKKKAQEAARKSTEDKKAQALADLLSDTPQRQQALADERGDEVAGSFDDLIRSRAAEGWTRPPSARKGMTVVLQIGMLPDGTVTSVSVAKSSGDGSFDSSAVAAVKNIGRLTEMQGMKPSDFAPYRSFKMTFTPEDLAL encoded by the coding sequence ATGCACCAACAGCGAGAGCCGTCCGCCTCGGAAAGCTACTTCTGGCCTAGCGTCTGGGCAATTGCCCTGCACGTCCTGGTGTTTGGCATGCTGTTCGTCAGCTTTGCCATGACCCCGGACCTGCCGCCAGCCAAGCCGATCGTGCAGGCGACCCTGTATCAGCTGAAATCGAAAAGCCAGGCCACCACCCAGACCAATCAGAAGATTGCGGGTGAGGCCCAGAAGTCGGCTGCGCGCCAGACTGAAGTCGAGCAGATGGAACAGAAGAAGGTCGAGCAGGAAGCGGTGAAGGCTGCTGCGGAACAAAAGAAAGAAGAGGCGGCTCAAAAGGCCGAGGAATCGAAAAAGGCTGACGAGGCGAAGAAAGCTGCAGAGGCGCAAAAGGCTGATGAAGCCAAGAAAGCCGATAAAGCTGCCGAAGCCAAGAAGGCTGAAGAGAAACAATTGGCTGATATAGCCAAGAAGAAATCTGAAGAAGAAGCCAAGAAGGCTGCCGAAGAAGAGGCCAAGAAAAAGGCCGCTGAAGACGCGAAGAAAAAGATAGTCGAAGACGCGAAGAAGAAAGCCGCGGACGACGCCAAGAAGAAAGCTGAAGCTGACGAGGCGAAGAAGAAGATCGCCGACGATGCGAAGAAGAAAGCTGCTGCCGATGCCTCCAAGAAAAAGGCCCAGGAAGCAGCGCGTAAATCGACCGAAGACAAAAAGGCCCAGGCCTTGGCCGATTTGCTTTCCGACACGCCGCAGCGCCAGCAAGCCTTGGCCGATGAACGTGGTGATGAAGTCGCGGGCAGTTTCGACGACCTGATTCGTTCACGGGCAGCGGAAGGGTGGACCCGTCCTCCTTCGGCACGTAAAGGCATGACAGTAGTGCTGCAGATCGGCATGTTGCCGGACGGTACGGTGACTTCGGTCAGCGTGGCCAAGTCCAGTGGCGACGGTTCGTTCGACAGTTCGGCGGTAGCAGCGGTCAAGAACATTGGCCGGTTGACCGAGATGCAGGGAATGAAACCAAGCGACTTCGCTCCCTACCGTTCATTCAAGATGACATTCACACCTGAGGATCTAGCCTTGTGA
- the tolQ gene encoding protein TolQ: protein MEPTVVDHSSMWSLVSNASVVVQLVMLVLVAASVTSWVMIFQRSNLLRAGRRALESFEERFWSGIDLSKLYRQAGSNPDPDSGVEQIFRAGFKEFSRLRQQPGVDPEAVMEGVARAMRVAISREEEKLEQSLPFLATVGSVSPYIGLFGTVWGIMNSFRGLAQAQQATLATVAPGIAEALIATAIGLFAAIPAVIAYNRFAARGETLISRYYTFADEFQAILHRKVHTSEE from the coding sequence GTGGAACCTACCGTCGTCGACCATTCCTCCATGTGGAGCCTGGTCAGCAATGCCAGTGTCGTGGTTCAACTGGTGATGCTGGTCCTGGTAGCCGCATCGGTTACCTCTTGGGTCATGATTTTTCAGCGCAGCAACCTGCTGCGTGCTGGTCGACGTGCCCTGGAGAGCTTCGAAGAGCGCTTCTGGTCGGGTATCGACCTGTCCAAGCTGTACCGCCAGGCGGGCAGCAACCCGGACCCGGATTCGGGCGTCGAGCAGATCTTCCGCGCCGGCTTCAAGGAATTCTCCCGTCTGCGCCAGCAGCCAGGCGTTGACCCGGAAGCGGTCATGGAAGGCGTGGCCCGTGCCATGCGCGTCGCCATCTCCCGCGAAGAAGAAAAGCTTGAGCAAAGCCTGCCGTTCCTCGCCACCGTAGGTTCCGTCAGCCCGTATATCGGCCTGTTCGGTACCGTATGGGGGATCATGAACTCCTTCCGCGGCCTGGCCCAGGCCCAGCAAGCGACCCTGGCCACCGTGGCCCCGGGTATCGCCGAAGCGCTGATCGCCACCGCCATCGGTCTGTTCGCAGCTATTCCCGCAGTAATCGCCTACAACCGTTTTGCCGCTCGTGGCGAAACCTTGATCAGCCGTTACTACACCTTCGCCGATGAATTCCAGGCGATCCTGCACCGTAAAGTGCACACCAGCGAAGAATAA
- the ruvA gene encoding Holliday junction branch migration protein RuvA, which produces MIGRLRGTLAEKQPPHLILDVNGLGYELEVPMTTLYRLPSVGEPLTLHTHLVVREDAQLLYGFVGKRDRDFFRELIRLNGVGPKLALALMSSLEVDELVRCVSAQDTSALTKVPGVGKKTAERLLVELKDRFKAWEVVPSMFALVPNQPDAPGVPVASAESDAVSALISLGYKPQEASKAVSAIKDKNLSSEDMIRRALKGMI; this is translated from the coding sequence GTGATTGGACGCTTGCGCGGCACCCTGGCTGAGAAACAGCCACCGCACCTGATTCTGGATGTAAACGGGCTGGGTTATGAGCTTGAAGTGCCCATGACCACCCTCTACCGCTTACCGTCGGTCGGTGAACCGCTGACCCTGCACACTCACCTGGTGGTGCGCGAAGACGCGCAATTGCTCTATGGGTTCGTTGGCAAGCGTGACCGGGATTTTTTCCGTGAGCTGATCCGCCTCAACGGCGTGGGGCCGAAGCTGGCGCTGGCGCTGATGTCGAGCCTGGAAGTGGATGAATTGGTGCGCTGTGTGTCGGCCCAGGACACGTCCGCGCTGACCAAGGTACCGGGCGTTGGCAAGAAAACCGCCGAGCGCCTGCTGGTGGAGCTCAAAGACCGCTTCAAGGCCTGGGAGGTTGTGCCGAGCATGTTTGCCCTGGTGCCCAACCAGCCTGATGCGCCGGGTGTGCCGGTGGCCAGCGCTGAAAGCGATGCGGTCAGCGCGCTGATCTCCCTGGGCTACAAGCCGCAAGAGGCGAGCAAGGCCGTGTCAGCCATCAAGGACAAGAACCTGAGCAGCGAAGACATGATCCGCCGCGCCCTGAAGGGAATGATTTAA
- the tolR gene encoding protein TolR, with protein MARARKKRKPVAEMNVVPYIDVMLVLLVIFMVTAPMLNQGVKVDLPKVSSEALPQDNNTQVLTISIKADKTYYWNLGSEVDTQKQQDKAMTLPQMTDAVTKIIRAGNEGGKHTQVFIRGDKVVDYGSVMGAMGGLQKAGVGNVGLITEAP; from the coding sequence ATCGCTCGAGCTCGCAAAAAGCGCAAGCCGGTCGCCGAGATGAACGTAGTGCCTTACATCGACGTGATGCTGGTGCTGCTGGTTATCTTCATGGTGACCGCGCCGATGCTCAATCAGGGCGTGAAGGTTGATCTGCCCAAGGTTTCCAGCGAAGCCTTGCCGCAGGACAACAACACCCAGGTCCTGACCATTTCGATCAAGGCTGACAAGACCTATTACTGGAACCTTGGCAGCGAAGTCGACACTCAGAAACAGCAGGACAAGGCCATGACCTTGCCGCAGATGACTGATGCCGTGACCAAGATCATTCGCGCCGGCAACGAAGGTGGCAAGCACACCCAGGTGTTCATTCGCGGCGACAAGGTCGTCGACTACGGCTCCGTCATGGGCGCCATGGGCGGGCTGCAGAAGGCCGGGGTCGGTAATGTTGGCTTGATTACCGAGGCGCCCTGA
- the ruvB gene encoding Holliday junction branch migration DNA helicase RuvB, producing MIEADRLIAATGPRDREEIQDRAIRPLSLAEYIGQPTVREQMELFIQAARGRSESLDHTLIFGPPGLGKTTLANIIAQEMGVSIKSTSGPVLERPGDLAALLTNLEPHDVLFIDEIHRLSPIVEEVLYPAMEDFQLDIMIGEGPAARSIKLDLPPFTLVGATTRAGMLTNPLRDRFGIVQRLEFYSTADLATIVSRSASILGLPLDPEGAFEIARRARGTPRIANRLLRRVRDFAEVRAKGHITKPVADLALNLLDVDEHGFDHQDRRLLLTMIEKFDGGPVGVDSLAAAISEERHTIEDVLEPYLIQQGYIMRTPRGRVVTRHAYLHFGLNIPSRLGEMPVVDEFLDAVDD from the coding sequence GTGATTGAAGCTGATCGTCTGATCGCGGCCACCGGGCCTCGTGATCGTGAAGAAATCCAGGACCGGGCGATTCGCCCCCTGAGCCTTGCCGAATACATCGGCCAGCCCACCGTGCGCGAGCAGATGGAGCTGTTCATCCAGGCCGCGCGCGGGCGCAGCGAGTCCCTGGACCACACGTTGATCTTCGGCCCGCCCGGGCTCGGCAAGACCACCCTGGCCAACATCATCGCCCAGGAAATGGGCGTGTCGATCAAGTCCACCTCCGGCCCCGTGCTGGAGCGCCCGGGCGACCTGGCGGCGCTGCTGACCAACCTGGAGCCCCACGACGTACTGTTTATCGACGAGATCCACCGGCTTTCACCCATCGTCGAGGAAGTACTGTACCCGGCCATGGAAGACTTCCAGCTGGACATCATGATCGGTGAAGGCCCGGCGGCGCGCTCGATCAAGCTCGACCTGCCACCGTTCACGCTGGTGGGTGCGACCACCCGTGCGGGCATGCTGACCAACCCGCTGCGAGACCGTTTCGGGATTGTTCAACGTCTAGAGTTCTATAGCACGGCGGATCTGGCCACCATCGTCAGCCGTTCGGCGAGCATCCTTGGCTTGCCCCTGGACCCGGAAGGCGCCTTTGAAATCGCCCGCCGCGCCCGTGGTACCCCGCGGATTGCCAACCGTCTGCTGCGCCGGGTGCGCGACTTTGCCGAAGTGCGGGCCAAGGGGCATATCACCAAGCCCGTGGCAGACCTGGCGCTGAACCTGTTGGATGTGGATGAGCATGGCTTTGATCACCAGGACCGGCGCCTGCTGTTGACCATGATCGAGAAGTTCGACGGCGGCCCGGTGGGCGTGGACAGCCTCGCCGCCGCCATCAGCGAAGAGCGGCATACGATTGAGGATGTACTGGAGCCGTATCTGATTCAGCAGGGCTACATCATGCGCACGCCAAGGGGGCGTGTGGTCACCCGGCATGCGTATCTGCACTTTGGGTTAAACATTCCGTCACGATTGGGCGAGATGCCCGTAGTAGACGAATTCCTCGATGCAGTAGACGATTAA
- the ybgC gene encoding tol-pal system-associated acyl-CoA thioesterase has protein sequence MRAQNGDQSFAHRCRVYYEDTDAGGIVYYVNYLKFMERARTERLRELGFAQSQLAGEDLLFVVHSSEARYHAPARLDDELLVSAEITELNRASLRFKQQVRRATDATLLCEGQFLVACVRTNSLKPRAIPETLRAAFAGVSGAGKHSEQEI, from the coding sequence ATGCGCGCGCAAAACGGGGATCAGTCGTTCGCACATCGCTGTCGCGTTTATTACGAGGACACCGATGCTGGCGGCATCGTTTATTACGTCAATTACCTAAAGTTCATGGAGCGGGCTCGAACCGAGCGGCTACGGGAGCTGGGCTTTGCCCAATCCCAGCTGGCAGGGGAGGACCTGTTGTTTGTCGTGCATTCCAGCGAGGCGCGTTACCACGCGCCGGCGCGACTGGACGACGAGCTGCTGGTCAGCGCAGAAATAACCGAATTGAACCGTGCCAGCCTGCGCTTTAAACAGCAGGTCAGGCGGGCTACGGATGCAACGCTGCTCTGTGAGGGGCAGTTCCTGGTGGCCTGTGTTCGCACCAATAGTTTGAAACCCCGGGCCATTCCCGAAACTCTACGCGCGGCCTTTGCCGGCGTGAGCGGCGCGGGTAAACATTCAGAGCAGGAGATTTAG
- the tolB gene encoding Tol-Pal system beta propeller repeat protein TolB: MLVVICCMAGIAAADEKNILVTSGSDRATPIAVVPFGWQGGSVLPDDMSQIISDDLRNSGYYAPIDKGNMISQPTQASEVIFRDWKALNAQYLMVGSITPAGGRLQIQYTLFNVATEQQVLTGSVSGTTDQLRDMAHYISDQSFEKLTGIKGAFSTRLLYVTAERFSVDNTRYTLQRSDYDGARAVTLLQSREPILSPRFAPDGKRIAYVSFEQKRPRIFVQHIDTGRREQITNFEGLNGAPAWSPDGSRLAFVLSKDGNPDIYVMNMASRQLSRVTSGPGINTEPFWGKDGSTIYFTSDRGGKPQVYKTSVNGGGAERVTFIGNYNAAPKLSADEKTLVMIHRQDGFTNFRVAAQDLQRGTVKILTDTNLDESATVAPNGTMVIYATRQQGRGVLMLVSINGRVRLPLPTAQGEVREPSWSPYLN; this comes from the coding sequence ATGCTTGTCGTTATTTGCTGCATGGCAGGGATAGCGGCGGCGGATGAAAAGAACATCCTGGTCACCAGCGGTAGCGATCGGGCCACCCCGATCGCCGTTGTGCCGTTTGGCTGGCAGGGCGGCAGCGTGCTGCCGGACGACATGTCGCAGATCATCAGCGATGACCTGCGCAACTCCGGCTACTACGCACCGATCGACAAAGGCAACATGATCAGCCAGCCGACCCAGGCCAGCGAAGTCATCTTCCGTGACTGGAAAGCGCTGAACGCCCAGTACCTGATGGTGGGCAGCATCACGCCCGCCGGCGGTCGCCTGCAGATCCAGTACACCCTGTTCAACGTCGCGACCGAGCAGCAAGTGCTGACCGGCAGCGTGTCGGGCACCACGGATCAGCTGCGGGACATGGCGCACTACATCTCCGACCAGTCGTTTGAAAAACTGACCGGGATCAAGGGTGCCTTCTCCACGCGCTTGCTCTATGTAACGGCCGAGCGTTTTTCGGTAGACAACACTCGTTACACTTTGCAGCGTTCCGACTATGACGGCGCGCGTGCAGTGACGTTGCTGCAATCCCGTGAGCCGATCCTGTCGCCGCGTTTCGCGCCAGATGGCAAGCGTATCGCCTACGTGTCCTTTGAACAGAAGCGTCCACGGATCTTCGTCCAGCACATCGATACCGGTCGCCGTGAGCAGATCACCAACTTCGAAGGCCTGAATGGCGCGCCAGCCTGGTCGCCGGACGGTTCACGCCTGGCATTCGTATTGTCCAAGGATGGCAACCCGGACATCTACGTGATGAACATGGCTTCGCGCCAACTGAGCCGTGTTACCAGCGGCCCGGGCATCAACACCGAACCGTTCTGGGGCAAGGATGGCTCGACCATCTACTTCACCTCCGACCGTGGCGGCAAGCCGCAAGTCTACAAAACCAGCGTCAACGGCGGCGGCGCCGAACGAGTGACCTTTATTGGTAACTACAACGCTGCACCGAAGCTTTCGGCTGATGAAAAGACGTTGGTGATGATTCACCGTCAGGATGGTTTCACTAATTTCCGGGTTGCGGCCCAGGATTTGCAGCGTGGAACCGTAAAAATCCTTACAGATACCAACCTTGATGAGTCAGCTACTGTTGCGCCCAACGGCACCATGGTAATCTACGCCACCCGCCAGCAGGGCCGGGGAGTCTTGATGCTCGTGTCCATTAATGGACGCGTAAGGCTCCCGCTTCCTACCGCTCAAGGCGAAGTCAGAGAACCGTCCTGGTCCCCTTACCTGAACTGA